The Setaria viridis chromosome 2, Setaria_viridis_v4.0, whole genome shotgun sequence DNA window TTCCCTTTGAGAGCATGAACACATCATTTATGTCTTTCTGAACTGATGTCTCATCACACTTTTTATATGCAGAAAAGTTTCCTATTTATTCATCAGGATACTTCTTGCAACAgatgtatatacatgaaatgAATCACTAATACGGCACTACTGCGGCCTTTTGACAACCTTTTGTATCATCACAAATCAAAGTACACATGTGTAACAAGTCCAAACAGCACAAAAAGTAATCAGAGATCCTTATTTATGTCTataagctactccctccgtcccaaattataagtcgttttggcttttttagattcataagtTTTggctttatatatatatatattatgtctagatgcatagtaaaaggtatgaacctagaaaacccaaaatgacttataatttgggacggagggagtatcaacTTACCAAAAACTTTAAGAACTGGAGGTCACCATTTTCAACACGGAAGCCTCGCAGATCAAAGATTCCAAGTATATTCTCTGCCCCCGAGGGAAGTCTGTTTATTGCCTTCTCGACCAAATAGGCACATAGCTTCTCGTTTTCAACTGGATCTTGTGTCTGCGGTAGCATATTATACATGGATTAACAACATTATTAAGAACAAAATGCATGTAAGATATACGAAATATCAGTAAGTTACAAGTCAGAAGATACTAAAGCTAGCTAAAAGCCATGTGGTTTTGGAGCTGCTCTGAAAAAATCCTGATAGTTTGCCATAAGCATACCGCTGTGCATTGTTCTTTGTGCTATTTAACAATTGGAAACACTGTGCAGCCACTATCCTTGTTGAACATTTCTAAATCAAGATTGAGAACAAAAGAAGTGTACCGAAGGAAAATGTTTGGCTGCTACTACAACTAGCACAGGTCTGCCATAAATGTCCAATGAATCATGTATATATGCCTTGCCAGTTTGATACAGGTCTTTCACCGATTCTTCTGATAATTCTGATACACCAAAATCTTGACGCCATTTCTAATGCAGATAAATCCTTAAGGTACAACATACACATATAAATTCTTCAGTGTCAGGAATTTAATGAGTAAATTGCTAGGCTTTCCATGATATTGCAAAACATAAAACTCGAGGTGTCAACTGTATCATTTCAGAGCAACATTGCATATTGGAACAAAATCCAGGTTCAAAGGTAACATGAGAAACCTGCTAAAAAAAATAAGTGATAACATGCAAATAAATTGGAACATGAATATGAAAAATTGCCCAGTTAAGTCCGTGTAAGTAGGAGAGGAAGATGTGTGCCTAGTTTCTTTCCTATCCTTTGTGTAAGGAAGATGGTAATTGGGCTTGGGAAATTGTAACCTGctcttcttttctctctctcaaatACATACCAACCTCTAAATTTCTCTGTGTACCTCTACAAATTATCCAAACACGCCATtcctatatttttcctactttatttcgtttctttgtttttctccTACATTCCAATCTAGTTCCTATCCTTTGCTAGTTCCAGTGCTTTCCATTTTCCTAGGTTGTAATGAATCCTAGAATGGAAGAAATAATTATAGTTCAGCTGTGTCATTCTTATGCCCAATTTAGTCCAGAACTCAATACTAATACCAGTGAATTGACCGTCGCACTCGGCACAGCTCAAGATGCACTAATGACTCCAAAAGTAACAAACAGCATAACGTTTGCACAATGATTCGAATTTGAATTTATTGAAGTAGTTTGGGAAAGCCTGCCCCCAGTTAATCAGTTGCTTTTGTTGATATGTTACAAGCTGCTACTAACTAAAGGAATCATCTACAGAAAATTGTACTACACTTTCAGTACCTAGCACCTAGTATGGATAATGGCTTTAGCAGACATCTCTTCAAGTGCAGAGAAAAGCTAAGATGAGAATGTAATGAAAGAGAACCATAGATGTTTCTGCTGAACATAATTTATAGGATACAATGGCCTTGGTGAGCTTGGAGACAGATTCGTCGACGGAGAACTTGCGGTCCTTCAAGAACCAGAGGATCATGTCGTCATCGTCCCTCCCGTTCCTGCCCGTGGGGAGGCCTGGGTGCTCCCTCGCCAGCCGTTCCTTCACCTCCACGACAAGCTTCACACGCGAAGCAAGAGAAACCAACGCAAGGTAAACAAGTCAACCGATAGTTTCAGTTACACATCCCACTGCTGAATGCTGATGGCTCGAGGTAGCGTGTGACGAGGCACCAATCAGCTCAGCAGAGTGGGATCGGGAAATCTTCGAAATGTCAAGAGGCCAGGGCAGCGTGGTGCCTGCGGGCGCACTGGGTTGGTTGGTTACCTTGGAGGTGGGGGCGGTACCACCGGCATCAGGCGGGGCGGCGCTGCGGCAGCGCACCGCGCTCCTGGCGAGCCTCCGGGAGAGCGGAGGCGCCCGGACGACGGAGCGGAAGGAGCAAGAGGCAGCCATCTTGCCCCGGGATTCCGAATTTTTGGACCCTGCGCTGCGACGCCGGATTGCGGGGTACTTGGGGCAAAGGGGCAAGCCGGCAAGCGGATCGACGGAAGAGGGGGGAGCGTAACCGCGCAAGGCCAAGGTCCCGCAGGCGGCCACGCCCCAGGCCCCCAGCGCGTCCTATCCTGCCCGTTCTGAATTGTCCTGGTCCTGGCTCACGTGGCCGTACGTTGTGGCCGAACTGTTGACGTCATTTTGGGTTATGTTGCCTTTATGTATTTTTTTGCCATACATGCAGTAGAACTTTAACACCTATTGGGACATGCTGCCATACATGTGCATGAGCGTCTTACGTAGGGCcatttttgaaagaaaataatAATACCACACTAAAAAGATATTTTGTGGCACTCGAAACTTTAGCATAATCACGATCTATGCGGACACATCACACGGCACTGCCTCCAAGCCTCCAAACGTAGGGTTCAGTTTCTCACTACCCAACATAGGGTTCCCTAATTCAGCACTGCGGATTCGTCCCCGTGACCTTCCCCAAACACAACAAATCATTCAGAGCAACTAGACCCACTGCTCCAGCCCCCTCTGCAGCTGTGTCAAcctgatgatttttttttttttgaaaaacccAACCTGACAATTATCATGGGCTAGAGGAGGAAACCAGCAAGAAGAGTCACAAAGCGGCCACGCAatgaaatgggaagatattggGCTGAGCCACAAAACTACAGGCGGCCCACGCAAATAAATGGGAATGATCTATCTTGTGCTGGGTCAACAAATCAGCGAAGCCAGGCCGGGCCGGGGTGTGGATTGTCGCTTTGGGCCTCCAGTCCGCAGGTCTCACGCCGTTCAACTGCGCTGCCTAGTCCGAGGATGATTTCAGTCGGGTCACATCGACCGCGTACGCACGCTGTCCAAGCACCATCCGTGACTCGGCGCTCGACCATGCCGTGTGCCGCGCGAACCGAGCCAAACCACCACTCCGCACCATCCCCAACCACTTTTGGGACGAGCCCTGTGCTGTGCTTGGCTCTTGGCGGGCCTCCTCGTCAACGCGGAGCTGTGCTACAGGGGATGGCGGCCCCGACCCGCCCAGTACGTAGTAGGGCTAGGACGGTGCACGGGAGGCGGGAGGTCAATGCGCAGCGCAGAGACGGTAGGTGgacggtggtggccggcggcgtgtTTCTCGCCGTGTCGCCGCACGCCACGAGCCCACGAAGGCAGTGGTCACTTCCCGCGACCGCGCCCTAGTTGCATTGGGCGGCGGACGCAAAGCCAGCCAGACCCTGCAAAACGGTGCGGATCTAGGTCTAGCCACTAGGAGAGTACCGACAAACCTACTCTTTGTTCACGCCTAaattcaaataattattatctATTATTTACCCTCCCAAATTTCACCCATATCTAATGGATAATTAATCTTATACTACAcacatatactccctctgtcccctAATAACTGTCGCTCGGGAACCGTATTCCTCTCACAATCCCGGTTCCTGAGCGACAATTAaattaggacggagggagtatatatccAATTGATTAATTATACCCTCTCCATGCCTTACCCTCCACATTTATAATggatatataattttctacccataCCCTCCCCATTTGAAGTGGGTGTGGATTTGGGGAGAGGGTATGGATACCCAGTGGTAGGGAGCGGACCAGATCATCAGATTCATTAAAGTTGTGTATTTGCTACAACGGCACAAGCAAACGGGGTCATCTATAGATACCGATGCTACTATAGTTTTTTCCCTCTCTTTGTTAGACGTGCCTCCCAACGAGGGATTTCAtctttttctactccctccgtctatGTTTATAAAGCATGGGATGACTTGGCACGATCTTCCAAATAGCACTTTGACCAATCACTTATCTTAAATCATATTGTTTgtggttataaacttatgatcattgtagagtatagtgtagagtatatttgattacgaatccaaccatataaagtttacatataaaaataaaaaaatagttaaaCTATTGGTtaaagattgcaaagtttgaatcttgatgtgTGTGCactttataaataaaaatggagggagtaatattgTTTACAAGTTGCCAACAATATTATAGTACTGGCCCATTAGTATTTTATTATTTCAGTGGAGTGATCGACAGTTCTGTTTCTAGCATTCCTCACAATTCTAGCAAATCTTTAATAATATAATCTCCACAAATTAATTATCCATGATTTTGTAGCTAGCTAACAAAATGTACTAAAAATTGTTGGACGCATTTACAAAATGTGCGGGAAAAGTGATCAACCTTGTAGTTGGACTATACCCGGCGCACCAATATATTGAACTCTAACTAAACGCCCCTCGGTTTCCTTCTCCGTTGCTCCTCTTCGACCATCCACCTGCATCTTCAACAGCGCTCCCATCTCCTAATTCTCAGCCATCTTAGATTGCCACACTAATAACATGATAACCGTTGCCCTACCATATCCCTCCAACCCTTCTATCTTGTACTTCTTCTAGCTAGCTTGCTCTGCAGCCCTCCAAGCCTAAAGGTGACCAGAGGACCTCCAGCAAACCTGTTTCCTCGTTGAAAATGATATCTAAACTTGGCATGTGGTGCGTGAAGATATATTGAGTGAAACTTTTAAAAATATCAGTAACTTTGTCTATTTGTCTAATGTGTTGTGTGGCTATATATCTCTCTTTGTAGATGAATGAATTATTTGTGCAATCATTTATCACTATAGTTCCAGTTTCAACTCATATGAATGTGATAGAGGTACATGCAAAACAAAATGTCAACAAATAGCAAAGGACCCAAGAAACTAAAGTCAAAGCAAAGTCTCAAGCATAAATACAAACTACAGGCTATGTATATCCGTGAATACTAATGCATATGGAGTTGAGTAACATTTGAAACCAAAATATGAACCTATACTTGCAACAGTATCAAACTAGTAGACTACAGAGCGAATATCCGATGTTCATTCACAGGTACTAGGCGGATAGGTGTGCTACGATGTGCTGCCCGTAGTTATGTTATTCATGAATCATGCAAAAGAGTTTAGGTAGAAACAAAAAGAAGTGTATGAATATGAGTTGTGTTATTTTTTAGCATGTCATATCTAATTTATATAAAGGATATAAAGCAATAAGTTAAGAGGCAGCTGCGGTATAAAGTTTGTTCCAGGGGATATCTAAAATATAGGAGTTCATTTTAGAAATTATAGCAGGAGTTTAACGACAAAGGAAGTTATATAGTACATGATTGTattatttcttttcttgtagATAACATTTAGTTGTTCAGAATTCTTTTGACATTTGTGTTACCTTGGTACTAGTAGATTAACTCTACAGGAGAAAGCAAGAGGAAGCAAAAGGAAATATTTAGTAGAAAGTGTTGATGTGTTGGAGCAATAAGTAGAATCTATGTGTGTTGGAGATTGCTGATAAAGAACGTTTGTATCCACCATGTTCTGGTGGAGGTTGGTTATGACACTTTTGTGAGATATTAAATGGGAAAAATGAAAACATTTTTAGTGATAGGTGCACTACTTATTTTCATGGAAATCATATATTTATTGGCATAAACAAATCGAACTAATATATTTCTTATATAGAAGTTTCAATCCAATGTTGCTGCAACATTCAGTCTAAAAGAATCCTAGCCTATGATATGCTAAGTTTATTATCTAAATGCACTCCTGAATAATTGCATTTGGACacaagtgtggcggaaccgtccaaattaacatggctaaagcacactgaagtcgcttaacacgcgatcatgtactttaaacaagtcaacttggtcgtccatcggatttcatccgataaaccacttaactcaggatcgagaaagcaagactcgcacgaaggcgagtggttacagagattacaatagtccaTCTCAATCAAACAAGTGCATcgaattattacaacatcaagttcgaaattcaaacaaggtTTGCAAAGTTTTCAAATAACAGAAACAAATAAGCGTAAGCTAGACGTCGttgcatgatatcatgaagaagccgatcataacatcaatgatccctatcctcgccgtccgaggagggatcccactcgaccgtccaacccggaggaagttgggtaggccaagtgccacttgcagtgaACTCAGAGGTATCAACATCAcgtgaaaagatgtgccacaagcaaggctgagcaactatgctcgacaagacttaaccgacgggtgACGACTacttccaccaacacctagacatgctggctttttggctctggggtttgtcCTTGCCAAAACCAActagagtaggtccttactttcaatattttagcatccggttctagttgattaaccattctaggtaagcaaatatactaaacaagcatggttTTTCAAGCAATAAACAACAAGTAACATCATTAATTTAACATCAtatttcattcttactcagtgtagcatagcgatcaagtagtcccaaactgtgagaggtagacgaatcgattcgaatttcttaaccatgcatggcgaacctaatcccacgacatccgcgcactgcgaagggtcacttcatttgtcagccgtccccatcaattttcagacccgtgtcgggcccacttcccttggtacaaggctccatagacccggtctttgccgttctatgaccgcactcgTCACCACATGCAGTCGCAAgggaactctgttccagagacagtggaatgatccgctcacgttccggttcaatcaggtactaggcttccccatcccatactaggtatgggattagtactttcaaacacttgatcacgaacactatcacatcttgaCCTTAGTcaaatttcatgtagacagacggggtaatccaccgaccaccaaaaacagCTCACAGAGCCTGTCCTGTCCATTGttcttatagttgtaacaaaaggaaagcaatcaactcctataactcgcgagttacaggaaatcactcaacttttgctgagtcctattaagcattgcaactactcaactcAATAtactagtgctcatatcaaagGGTACTacgttcatgcatctacggtttcaatcaattcctaaaaacgtaaatgcacaatcaaagcaaccaaatatattgcaagtagttaaagataggagtttatgctccggggcttgccttcacacagGGAGTTAGCAAtctggtcctcggcttgctctgGTGCAGGCTCGACTCCGGCGTGGTGATGATCCGCtacggcttcttcttctggagccgggtgcagctcgtacgttccgtcagcaaggttcagctctacacgaaatgcaaatgtaCCAAGTTCAAACTTCCATGCGTTCTCATGCAAGATGCAAAATACGAATTAATGTTGAagttgttggggggaaatattaacgacctcccaaagcccatgaaaacaacaatcataaaggcccaggcccacctaaggtaataacgactgccgtcggcccaacactGGAGGGGAGAGccccactccgcctcgcccgacccagtgctccggggtcggacgctcccaaCCCCATGACgaccaaactccgcctcgcccgacccaggggcctagggtcgggagcgcccgacccctcgccgcaagactccgcctcgcccgacccagggcgcagggggtcggactcatccgggcccgcaagacaaatatccgcctcgggcgcagactagAAGATCAGgtcgcggatctcgtgggtccccctgtcgacctcgccataaatgcgccgcggctttgacgcgcagaaaggcgctcgcgcccccgacgcgacccgccacaagtacccatgcgcgaccgTGCGGTGCAAGCTACAGTGGCCGTGGCTCCCTCCGATTCGCtatagggcactcatggcctacGCCGCTCGGCACAAGAGGAAgtcccgcccgttctcgcgccccgcgcatccggcgacagggTCGCGACGTCCGCATCCCacgggccatcagcaagataacaggaGCAACCGCCCTCCCCGACGGGCACAGACGCCACgaccaaacatcatcatcatgcctggcggtAACGGCCACCAGGGAGACCGTCGACAGGATACGAAGGTAGCCGCCCTCTTCCgtcggacgcgctgacaggagccggaggccagagcgaggggcggcggccctggaatttggtccctctccttatgtCGTATTTTACTTTGcttagtttatctcttttacttctcctcacacccggtcACACCTGTAACCCCAGTgacctccttgcgctataaaaggagaaccgggggccctgagacaggggaccctctcaagccaacagaacacgcTTACACTCTCCTTTAGAGCTTCAGTGTatacccaagagacttgggaccagatccctctctcgccctcctgtaacccctactacagaccccgcgtgggcaacacgagcagctcccgatactggacgtagggctcttcctttcccgaaccagtctaaaccccgtgtctcccacgccaccatccgaagccttacgcgcataaaagaaatttactagtcttagtcttgatccgctaatcttgacaacgacagagTGTAAAATTACattatgaccacattcacctaaacaaggttctacaccttctttatctgcataaggtaagatgtgttgtggtataaacccggggttgacttgatggtgattgtatacatatatacaacttaattttattaaactttagatcggaaagttatcctatttctaaatatttttttacctcTTCCGAAAGAGACCATTGCCCTTACTTAAGGTTTCTGTCTTGCATTTAATTTGGTTCATCccccaaattttatttcaatcTTCAAACAGTAAGCTATGAAGTCGAAACTTTACCAGCAACCTAACCTTGACATGATTAAGCTACTGCACAAATTTGAGGCTCATTAGAgttgcacaaaaataattaaaaatgtTTCATTATGATAAGGTAGTGTgtgcttaactatttttaagACAAAAGTTGTAACAAATCTgggtatgaaattttaacagtaggttCCAAAGGTGAAATAGAgtctttggtgaatttttcataatttttagtgaagggcatatttttccatacatttactctaattattttttcctaaaaaggaaagtggttttGTTTCTGCTTCTGATCAAGTTCTATATTTTTTCTACGAACTACACTATACCACTGACCTATtccaatttgtttcacatttttatcatatCTGGTTTAATCatgatgcaaaaagaaaaatc harbors:
- the LOC117845714 gene encoding uncharacterized protein — protein: MAASCSFRSVVRAPPLSRRLARSAVRCRSAAPPDAGGTAPTSKLVVEVKERLAREHPGLPTGRNGRDDDDMILWFLKDRKFSVDESVSKLTKAIKWRQDFGVSELSEESVKDLYQTGKAYIHDSLDIYGRPVLVVVAAKHFPSTQDPVENEKLCAYLVEKAINRLPSGAENILGIFDLRGFRVENGDLQFLKFLIDVFYYYYPKRLGQVLFVDAPFVFQPMWQIVKPLLKSYASLVRFCDSETVRKEYFTEETVPHDFRS